A single window of Rutidosis leptorrhynchoides isolate AG116_Rl617_1_P2 unplaced genomic scaffold, CSIRO_AGI_Rlap_v1 contig493, whole genome shotgun sequence DNA harbors:
- the LOC139884027 gene encoding transcription factor MYB90-like: protein MARGCNTLGVRKGAWTAEEDKLLKGCIESYGEGKWHQVPLRAGLNRCRKSCRLRWLNYLKPNINRGEFEDDEVDLIIRLHKLLGNRWSLIAGRLPGRTANDVKNNWNSHIQKKTNSSSSTNKLVKGIKNNNIVMKSQVIRPLPRTFKRNLSVLNSPSCLWRNTGIFANNNNNNNNNNNNTQAPCNNDPNSFNMLITPTEKELEEDGGDMWWENLLTYDHDDFVNHHQDTSNFSTNCGSEENPIPDIWTQDINIESLIKDGDTNWLAF from the exons ATGGCGAGAGGTTGT aacacattaggAGTTAGGAAAGGAGCATGGACTGCAGAAGAAGACAAGCTTCTAAAAGGCTGCATTGAATCATATGGCGAAGGGAAATGGCATCAAGTCCCTCTCAGAGCcg gaTTGAATCGGTGCCGGAAAAGCTGTAGACTGAGGTGGTTGAACTATCTAAAACCAAATATAAACAGAGGAGAATTTGAAGATGATGAAGTGGATCTTATCATTCGCCTCCATAAGcttcttggtaacag ATGGTCACTAATAGCGGGAAGGTTACCAGGAAGAACAGCAAATGATGTGAAGAACAATTGGAACTCACACATACAAAAGAAGACTAATTCTTCTTCATCAACAAATAAACTAGTAAAAGGaattaaaaataacaatattgTCATGAAAAGTCAAGTCATAAGACCACTGCCTCGGACCTTCAAGCGTAATCTCTCGGTACTTAATTCTCCATCATGCCTCTGGAGAAATACTGGAATATtcgccaataataataataataataataataataataataatactcaagcCCCATGCAACAATGATCCAAATTCCTTCAATATGTTGATCACACCGACAGAGAAAGAGCTAGAAGAGGATGGAGGAGATATGTGGTGGGAAAATCTCTTAACATATGATCATGATGATTTTGTTAATCATCATCAGGATACATCAAATTTTTCTACAAATTGTGGGTCAGAGGAAAATCCCATCCCTGATATTTGGACACAAGACATCAATATCGAATCGCTCATAAAAGATGGGGATACGAATTGGCTTGCCTTCTGA